The nucleotide sequence ctttttcttgtaaaactTTTGCAGATATTACACCGCGACATGAACaattttgctcgtagttcttgtattatttcggcgaacattatcaaaaatgtatttttagatagcttctaatgcacaatttcgaaatatattactgtgttatcacatttgcacattaaaattttaatatgattcacattaattgtcgctggtgagagtccaaatgtgtaatttgtgtgtttgaatcattttatattcaaaatttgatctatttgttgataaaaaggtagacttgacccgcaaaatttgatataaattgatttatagcattaatgcgaaaaattaatgcgattttctctttaattttttaatgtgaaaaatatttatgctttaggtaaatttaaacttatttttgcaggccaagtccacttctttatgaataaatagaaaaaccctaaatattaagtgactcaaagacacaaataacatatttggggACGCTtaaaagcgacaattaatgtgaatcacagtaaaattttaatatgcaagtgtgataacgccgttggactgataagtcaattccctttaggaaaaaacttgccagtagtcttcagtgcctctatgcaaaaacgcatGGAAAAATGAACGTCGAGACGCCCCTTCCAAATAGGAATACAGCTTCCAGAAATAGGGTAATtataccaaatttcgacatagagtaaattaagctaattcaaaacctgctccaaatggaaatttttcgctactctaaatggaaacgtcattgttttcatgataaatacagtactaaattactatatttatatattttctataccacagtttcattatttagttaattttgctctaaataaagcgaaaatccattcatattcacaaattttaatttgttaatttctcagaaaaattaaaagtgtaccttttcaccatagaatttttcatagaccgaccatgttttccaatgaaaaacacaataaggtgactgttgtttattcgttttgtttaacatttatgtcatatttctggctagtTTTGGTTAAATTACTCTGGCTATATAGAGATATTTCTAGCTAATTTtggtctgcaaatgcttcaataggaaacaccggaaatatgattatTGATTGATTAATAAGAGGTTTTCTTATTATCTCAGATGGGAAAGGATAAAAAAAGcgggaataagaacaaatcctacactcaagagcaacttaacaaggttttagaagcctttcgtcgcgattTCACACACACTAtttatctccaattagaaaatttcccttgtctccatttggattaatttgtttccaatagccgcattttacactcgcgtatttttcttgtatttaagaagttttcaaattatatttattggATTTTCACTAAAGAGTAacgttctagaagagtcaaggaacaaatttatgtaattttcttcagaagaaAATGAGcttaaagtgttgaatcttctgtcaaagttaaagcgtatTGGTCTTGAAGAAACGGTTTTCTTctagaaaactttttaaaatgtgaGTTTCAATTTGaccccatttttttattttagaacaaaatttaaaagaaggcgttaggggaagtggggcacatttgaaagtcGGGGACCTTTGGAATTgagattttttacctatttttaaataaaattgagccttatcgagATATAACttagcttctcaatatgtttgtgcagctaaattatatcacaataaggctcacttttattttaaaaaacggtgaaaaatcccaatttcaaaggtgccccacttccccctatcttaTTTCCTTCTCAATGGCACATCACTAATGCATTGGCAATGCACAATAATGCATTGGCAGATTCCCTAATAGGCCGcggtaaaacaataaaaaaaatcatatagaaaTATAAATCACGCATTTCGAAAcacaaaaatagaataaaagttaTTGATAAAGCAcactgaaataaatttattgttaatCAACAATTGTGCCAGTAACATTCTTtcctacttttttttattgttgacaAAATTGggttcaaataaataaaattgcttgttttcCAAAGGGAAGGGATGCACGTAAACATTCggtgtatttttctttttgttgctttatttttagttactttCCAGACtcaatattatacttttttttacaatatttgttGCCTTAAATTACTTTAAAGGGGGTTGCCTAAATTAAGAGGCCAAAAATTAGTTGTTTTCGTTTTCACGATTTGTTTTAGAAGAAGAAACAActaaacttctttaaatttGTAATGCATTTTAAACACATTTAAAGCGCTTTAATaagtgaaaacgtcaaaatcctGTCAATGCAATTTCTAACGGAAAGGTCTTAATGCGTAAAGGCCTTTAGTCCatcgatttaagcaataaaaaaaaacgatttttgatcttgtaattgaGAGAATCCCCTTAAtaccagtaaaaaaaatcttttaaaaacttttcctcGACTGAGAATCGAACCCAGGGCCCTCTGACTGACAAAGCAAGCTCTTTATTCACTGAACCTATTGCAAAAGTTTATTGAGCGCGATATTCACGGTTCACTTAAATTGCGATTTGgcaattttttatgcaaaaatcgCGCGATCTGTTGCGATTTTGCTACTCATGATTCTTTTGTATGGGCATTGAATGTGCCAAGCGGTAGAGTACTTGCTCTGATGCAAGTGACACGGGTTCAAATCCCCTTgagatcaccaggaattttttaaattgcatccagtgagcgtcattgcacttgatttcacgaaaCATTGAAAAAACAAGCCTATCCCTATGAAAACCAATtctgaaataataatggatgtcccaaAAATCTTGTTTGCGAGAagacctagttcctctatgaaaCTTTGTGCCATCATTATTATGAGTTTTTTATACCCATTTGGAAAGAAAAGGAGAAATCTTTCGCAGAAATGTTTTTTTAGCTCTTTACTGCTCTCAAGTGCTCctgaattttcgtttttttaatGTTGGTGCATGTTTTGACTGTTTTCCGCAGTCCTCGCCGTATTTCTAAAACaccaaacagtcgagacaggaaccaaaacaaagaaaagtcgataatgcagaagcacttgagaacagtaaagtggtaaaaaaaaatcattttttcactggaatagggtaaattaagctaattcaaaacctgttccaaatggaaacttttcgctactctaaatggaaacataattttttttctatgattacagtattaaatttttatttatatattttctatatctcaAGGGAGTAGATTTAGCAGCTCAAGTGAGAATCTTACTGAGGAATTCACTGACATTCTCACTTTTTCTACTGAATCCGCCCCCAGGTtcaattatttagttaattttgctccaaataaagcgaaaatccattcatattaatttttatttattaaatttctcagagaaattaaaagtgtaccttttcaccaattaaccatgttttctaatgaaaaacacaagagggtgattgttctttattcgtttttttacatttacgtaatatttctggcaaaatcatgtgaaattaagtgttaatctttattgtcaaCGGTaagtgaagttttcaaatgaaataattagttatttcgtgaacaaaaaagatttttgtgaagtgtctgcaaattcttcaataggaaacaccggaaatatgattttttttttagagattttctcattgttttaaatggggaaagagaaaagaccaggaggggaattctgtaacgttctggcaatgccatatgacaatttgggttcgaatctcaggagagctttttcgaaaatgcgattctgtagccgtgacattgccatttctgCTCACGTGGCTTTGTCAGAAGTCatctatttgagatttctggcaattcaaatgacaatgaatgttgttaaacaaatcaaccaagacagacggtatttgcataatatcactaagcaaaggcatttcattaaaaaatcagtgaattacattttcgaactcatatgatatgacaaaaaaagctcgattggcattgtcaggtttcgaactcacgcgtgacaatgccacgaaaattatagaattcccctccaggaggAGAATTccgtaacgctctggcaatgccatatgacaaattttgttcgaatcttagaagagctttttcgaaaatgcgattctgtagccgtaacattgccatttcagctcacgtggcattgtcaaaagtcacatatttgagatttctggcaattcaaatgacaatgaattttattaaacaaatcaaccaagacgtactgtattttcataaaatcatcaagtaaagggatttcattaaaaattcaatgaattgcattttcgaactcatatgatatgactaAAAAGCTCAAATGGCATTGTcacgtttcgaactcacgcgtgacaatgccaagaaaattacagaattcccctacaggaataagaacaaattctacactcaagagcaactcaacaaggttttagaagcttttcgtcgcggtttcacttagactgtttgtctccaattagaaaatttccttgtctccatttggattaatttgtttccaatagaagcattttgcactcgtgtatttttcttgcatttaagaagttttcaaattatatttaatgcattttcactaaattgtagcattctagaagagtcaaggagcaaatttatgtaattttcttcagaaaaaatatgaatttaatgtgttgaatcttctgtcaaagttaaagcatctggaaacggttttgaattaggacatctACCCTAGCACCATAAGTAATTGAAGGAGAGAGACTTACCCTGGCAAAATCATAGGCATATCTGTAGATGCTCTTGAAGGTGTTGGAGTCATTGAGCAAACTCCTGAGATAGTCTAACTTGGACTGCACTTTGGCAATTGTGTCACACTGAAGATCCGTCAATCCCTTGAGCCATTCGCTCTGTGTGAAAAAGCCCATCTGCCTGGCTCCCATTTTGTACGCCAGCACCAGCATCACCACATTTTCAGGTTCTACACCAATTTCCTGACAGAATCTCTCCATGCCATCGGGTCCCAGGGTATCTGGATCATCCATTGTGGTATACCTCTTGAACCACAGGATACATCTCTTTGAGCTGAAGCCATCATCAGCCTTACTGTTTCGTCGTGAACTACTACTGATAGAGCGTCCAAACGACAACGACGTagagaacaagaaaaaaaatatgataaggCACTGATAAAACCACACAAACACTGACCTATTAGGGAGACAACACATCAATCCTCATTCCCccctcaacttttttttttgttccacaGAAAACCACATGAAAACTATCCAAGGATGAAGGTTATTATACCAAAGTGGAATAACCATGAGATGGATGGGATAAATGATTGCAGTGGAAAAATCTTCAACACACCATCACTCACATTTCTTCATCCATGCAACACAAGAATCTCCTGAGTTTCCCAATTTTTCACCCCAATTTTTCTATTAAGTCACACACACCAGCTTCTTAACCGGAGAGACTCTTTCGTCTTCAAATCTCACACACTCTtccctcctcctcctcctcctcctcctcctccttctACTTTCGTCGTGGAAAATATTGGCACAACACGTATAGAGAGATTTTTGATTGAGAGAAATGATAGCAAAAAATGATTTGTCGTGTATTTTGCActgaaaattttgcaattcaGCAATTTTTGTACTCTTCAGCTGGCAATGAACTAATTCTAGCCCTCCTCACTCCCGTCACCAACACACCACCACAACATTTTAATAATAGACCCCGAAAATAAGACTTTCGACATTGCCCACGAGTAAAAAGCGCGCTCATCCCATCCGATACTGTCACATgccaggaatttttcttttttttcctctctctgTCTTTCTAATTGACGAATCGATGAGAAATACTTTCCGCAAACAAAGCATGAGCGCAAATTTTTCAATGGGAAATTTTTACTCAAGACAAACCACTAAAAATAGCCATTAGATTACTTTTTAATTGGACTTTCGAGGAAATGAGCAAATTATCCAGGATTTAATTGACAAATTATTGGCTCTGCATAGAAATGGGAGTATAATCAAGTGAAATTGGCAGAATGCTCGCATTCGTGATTTAATTATTCTGTCCTGAAAGTTGGgagcaaataaattattttaaagggAATTAGGACGGcacgtttaactctttcgcgtcattagggtcatatatgacccggggaaaaaacaatttttttgactatttacattaattgaaatctatcggtttgtgcacgatatcataatagaaggatgtaagattcttggctaattttctcaagactccagatattcaggaaaagaaaatatttgagatcaaaaatcactaatttcgaactttgtgaaatgacttttctttttcaaatttttttatattaatttatttttttcagcaaaaagttctttagaaacacaaaatagaatatccaaagattgtatattgcatattttgatataataaactactctcaattttccagaaaagcgtgtagaattttccgggtcatatatgacccaattgtccccaagggtaacagtgttttcgtcccaaacctatagcgaaatgcagttgggacattgtttttctttgtgaaattcaGGTGGGACGTCTTgttcctggacatttc is from Phlebotomus papatasi isolate M1 chromosome 1, Ppap_2.1, whole genome shotgun sequence and encodes:
- the LOC129797934 gene encoding DCN1-like protein 4 isoform X4, with protein sequence MDEEISSRRNSKADDGFSSKRCILWFKRYTTMDDPDTLGPDGMERFCQEIGVEPENVVMLVLAYKMGARQMGFFTQSEWLKGLTDLQCDTIAKVQSKLDYLRSLLNDSNTFKSIYRYAYDFARDKDQRSMDIDTAKAMLQLLLGKHWILYSHFAQFVEQSKYKVINKDQWSNILEFSRTINTDLSNYDVDGAWPVMLDEFVEWLRHQRNGGATS
- the LOC129797934 gene encoding DCN1-like protein 4 isoform X3, which codes for MDEEISSSRRNSKADDGFSSKRCILWFKRYTTMDDPDTLGPDGMERFCQEIGVEPENVVMLVLAYKMGARQMGFFTQSEWLKGLTDLQCDTIAKVQSKLDYLRSLLNDSNTFKSIYRYAYDFARDKDQRSMDIDTAKAMLQLLLGKHWILYSHFAQFVEQSKYKVINKDQWSNILEFSRTINTDLSNYDVDGAWPVMLDEFVEWLRHQRNGGATS